A section of the Methanococcus voltae genome encodes:
- a CDS encoding NIP7 pre-PUA domain-containing protein, with protein MKCRKINNEEIRTVKNLLSRYIGKSVETLPFDNVLVVGNDLKRLQYVSDDILKNMFENELSYKVTSMGINLGVLIIKNDKEKFSPSVECLNLISKYVTKNYVVLNGKGEEMFLYAKDAFESSFEEISGEGKLVVFNKNRELIGMGNYNGEILVNLMDKGWYLRNGG; from the coding sequence ATGAAATGCAGGAAAATAAATAACGAAGAAATAAGAACAGTTAAAAATCTACTTTCAAGATATATTGGTAAAAGTGTAGAAACTTTACCTTTTGACAATGTTTTGGTTGTAGGAAATGATTTAAAAAGATTGCAGTATGTAAGTGATGATATTTTAAAAAATATGTTTGAAAATGAATTATCTTACAAAGTAACCAGCATGGGAATTAATTTGGGCGTTTTGATAATCAAAAATGACAAGGAAAAATTTTCTCCATCTGTAGAGTGTTTAAATTTAATTTCAAAATATGTTACTAAAAATTATGTAGTTTTAAATGGAAAAGGGGAAGAAATGTTTCTTTATGCAAAAGATGCTTTTGAATCATCTTTTGAAGAAATAAGCGGCGAAGGTAAACTAGTAGTTTTTAATAAAAATAGGGAATTAATAGGTATGGGTAATTATAATGGTGAAATACTAGTTAATTTGATGGATAAGGGATGGTATTTACGAAATGGTGGATAA
- a CDS encoding geranylgeranylglyceryl/heptaprenylglyceryl phosphate synthase, which produces MKIGNVESYLNDIIKKEGAAYAVLIDPDEKNYAEIAEKVKDYADVIIIGGSIGICNLDEITKNIKEITNLPTILFPGNVDGITKEADALFYMTLMNSKNTYWAITAPTLGCIKIKKEGIEPIPMAYIGVEPIQNTAVGYVGEVNAIPSAKPEIAAMYCLSASYFGMRWAYLEAGSGAKFPIDNKAIATAKHLADINIIVGGGIRDPETAFEKVIYGADVIVTGTLTEENPDAVKEMRNAIKKAGLKKLEKLNKL; this is translated from the coding sequence ATGAAAATTGGAAATGTAGAATCGTATTTAAATGACATAATTAAAAAAGAAGGGGCTGCATATGCAGTATTAATCGACCCGGATGAGAAAAATTACGCTGAAATAGCTGAAAAAGTTAAGGATTATGCAGACGTTATAATAATTGGAGGTAGTATTGGAATATGTAATTTGGACGAAATTACTAAAAATATAAAAGAAATAACAAATCTTCCAACGATATTATTCCCTGGAAATGTAGACGGAATCACGAAAGAAGCTGATGCACTCTTCTATATGACACTTATGAACTCTAAAAATACCTACTGGGCAATAACTGCACCTACTTTGGGCTGTATTAAAATTAAAAAAGAAGGTATTGAGCCAATACCTATGGCATATATTGGAGTAGAACCAATTCAGAATACTGCAGTAGGTTATGTTGGTGAAGTAAATGCGATACCAAGTGCAAAACCAGAAATAGCTGCAATGTACTGTTTATCTGCATCATACTTCGGTATGAGATGGGCTTACTTAGAAGCAGGAAGTGGTGCAAAATTCCCAATCGATAATAAAGCAATTGCTACTGCAAAGCATTTGGCAGATATAAACATAATCGTGGGCGGGGGTATTAGAGACCCCGAAACAGCTTTCGAAAAGGTAATTTATGGCGCAGATGTAATTGTTACGGGAACTTTAACTGAGGAAAATCCAGATGCTGTAAAAGAAATGAGAAATGCCATTAAAAAAGCAGGTTTAAAAAAATTAGAAAAATTAAATAAACTCTAA
- a CDS encoding DNA-directed DNA polymerase II small subunit — MDIIKLLLDLEILVSPSCYNRLKSFKEVDLENLISKISKFKNSKKDFILLDNHFMDLFLKNDVNDVVSEYSNFDFLKYYMGSKTTIDVKSSKTSLDEKLSKEYDVINSEIKNEKIQDKPEKTVESPKTLQNKEKNNKDKILIEETKKEIVAEEEKTEAEIQRDLKLANRLERFEKIKSIRKSVNSSFKFDSKDIETQVQVYEDTDVTGNSTCEGTLDDFITYFRDRYETLKTIIERKYQKKAYPLTKAYTKKNEKIFLVGIISDVNVTKNGHKMVEIEDQKGDFKVLIMKNKIDNKEIYGDILLDEIMGFEGTVSTDGRLMFVDKTYRPDVDVKPTKKIDEEIYTAFLSDVHVGSHEFMAKTFEKFVRFLNGDVGNSKEQNIASKLKYVSIAGDLVDGVGIYPGQEEDLYEVDIISQYEEVANYLAQVPEHIHFVICPGNHDALRPAEPQPTFSKEVRDLFPKENVTFVANPCSVNVHGLDFLLYHGRSFDDVIGQISGAQYTNPCSIMKELLKRRHLCPTYGGRCPIAPEIKDYLIIDKKPDVFHTGHIHINGCGNYKGVVMVNSGTFQEQTSFQKKMGIAPTPAIVPIMDMSNMGNVMYEWNKGEVNSKLV; from the coding sequence ATGGATATAATTAAATTATTACTAGATTTAGAGATTTTAGTTTCACCTTCTTGTTATAATCGTCTAAAAAGTTTTAAAGAAGTTGACTTAGAAAATTTAATATCAAAAATATCTAAATTTAAAAATTCAAAAAAAGATTTTATATTACTCGATAATCATTTTATGGATTTATTTTTAAAAAATGATGTCAATGATGTAGTATCTGAATATAGTAACTTTGATTTTTTAAAATATTATATGGGTTCTAAAACAACTATTGATGTTAAAAGTTCAAAAACGAGTTTAGATGAAAAATTATCAAAAGAATATGATGTTATAAATTCTGAAATAAAGAACGAAAAAATTCAAGATAAACCTGAAAAAACGGTTGAATCACCCAAAACTTTGCAAAATAAAGAAAAAAATAACAAAGATAAAATATTAATTGAAGAAACTAAAAAAGAAATAGTTGCAGAAGAAGAAAAAACAGAGGCAGAAATTCAAAGAGATTTAAAATTGGCAAATCGATTAGAAAGATTTGAAAAAATTAAATCAATAAGAAAAAGCGTAAATTCTTCTTTTAAATTTGATTCAAAAGACATCGAAACTCAAGTTCAGGTATATGAAGATACTGATGTAACGGGAAATTCAACTTGTGAAGGTACATTAGATGACTTTATAACATACTTTAGAGACAGATATGAAACTTTAAAAACTATTATTGAACGTAAATATCAAAAAAAGGCATATCCGTTAACTAAAGCATACACGAAAAAGAACGAAAAAATCTTTTTAGTGGGGATTATCTCTGATGTAAATGTCACCAAAAATGGACATAAGATGGTCGAAATTGAAGACCAGAAAGGTGACTTTAAAGTCCTAATAATGAAAAATAAAATTGATAATAAGGAGATATATGGGGACATCTTACTCGATGAAATTATGGGTTTTGAAGGCACCGTTAGTACCGATGGTAGGTTAATGTTTGTAGATAAAACCTATAGGCCAGACGTAGATGTTAAACCTACAAAAAAAATTGATGAAGAGATATATACTGCATTTTTATCCGATGTTCACGTTGGTAGCCACGAATTTATGGCAAAAACCTTTGAAAAATTTGTAAGATTCCTCAATGGAGACGTTGGAAATTCTAAGGAACAGAATATAGCAAGTAAATTGAAATATGTAAGTATTGCAGGGGATTTGGTAGATGGCGTAGGGATATATCCAGGTCAGGAAGAAGATTTATATGAAGTAGATATTATTTCACAGTATGAAGAGGTAGCAAACTACTTAGCACAAGTCCCAGAGCATATTCATTTTGTAATATGCCCCGGTAACCACGACGCGTTAAGACCTGCAGAGCCTCAACCTACATTTAGCAAGGAAGTAAGGGACTTATTCCCTAAAGAAAACGTTACTTTCGTTGCAAATCCTTGTTCAGTAAATGTACACGGACTAGATTTCCTATTATATCACGGTAGAAGTTTTGATGATGTGATAGGGCAAATCTCAGGGGCTCAATATACAAATCCTTGCTCTATTATGAAAGAACTGTTAAAAAGAAGACATTTATGCCCCACATATGGTGGTAGATGCCCAATAGCCCCGGAAATAAAAGATTATCTAATTATTGACAAAAAGCCTGATGTATTCCATACAGGTCATATTCATATTAATGGCTGTGGTAATTATAAAGGCGTAGTTATGGTAAATAGTGGTACATTCCAAGAACAAACGTCATTCCAGAAAAAAATGGGAATTGCACCAACACCTGCGATTGTACCAATCATGGATATGTCAAATATGGGTAATGTAATGTATGAATGGAATAAAGGCGAAGTAAATTCTAAATTAGTCTAA
- a CDS encoding RecB-family nuclease: protein MYVALHNSFSSKQVEEFAKVVFGMGLNTIIFTKASSSAAQNGVPIVQKMAIKNNKNLMYLEGLEDAIELLNPENVIMITNSNIGKEKLNFEEIGEKDLIVFCGSNSGFSLKEIEAANGSPRHLLDVNIGPIGEASILLYNTLK, encoded by the coding sequence ATGTATGTTGCACTACATAACTCATTTAGCTCAAAACAAGTTGAAGAATTTGCAAAAGTCGTTTTCGGGATGGGATTAAATACCATCATATTTACAAAAGCTTCAAGTTCCGCTGCTCAGAATGGCGTACCAATAGTTCAAAAAATGGCGATTAAAAATAATAAAAATTTAATGTATTTGGAAGGTTTAGAAGATGCAATAGAATTACTAAACCCTGAAAACGTTATAATGATAACCAATAGCAATATAGGTAAAGAAAAGCTTAATTTTGAAGAAATAGGGGAAAAAGATTTAATTGTATTTTGCGGAAGTAATTCAGGATTTAGCCTAAAAGAAATAGAAGCCGCAAATGGTAGCCCTAGACATTTATTGGATGTAAATATTGGTCCTATCGGAGAAGCTTCAATATTATTATATAATACATTAAAATAA
- a CDS encoding DNA cytosine methyltransferase: MMSKSGLENTSKGSSKVEPVKDNNSNDKNIKKNHFKFVDLFCGCGGFSRGFVEEGFKPLVAVEIEENPVSSYALNFNGRIYERIYKNGKYEYVLKENYFQLENFMSKEEIEVFKKINNYNSLNPAIINEDIREIHAIDILNFINDKDNNHNNNITSNKDVYKNSETPKNNEIKIDLLIGGPPCEGYTGANPKRLKNPYDRLYSDELGRLVLEYIRLVGDLKPKVFVMENVPGMLNWQLWECIEQEFAKVGYEKIYFHVFNAENFGNPSARKRIIVSNIHLNPEWCENKVIVRDILEDEYRFTVHNNNNNIIKNHVEEFNEKTSLNLNKEQSPLPERISKKLKDTKVGSGAVQFRASKGSLENYILLDENEISDTVMGQRRFIHPNKQRLLTVREQARLMGYPDYHILAGGLTSTYNQVGESVPPTLSKAIAKEVYIYLKSLED; encoded by the coding sequence ATGATGTCAAAAAGTGGTTTGGAAAATACATCCAAGGGCAGTAGTAAAGTCGAACCTGTTAAAGATAATAATAGTAATGATAAAAATATTAAAAAAAACCATTTTAAATTTGTTGATTTATTTTGTGGTTGTGGAGGATTCTCCCGAGGTTTTGTAGAAGAAGGATTTAAACCATTGGTTGCTGTTGAAATTGAAGAAAATCCTGTTAGTTCCTACGCATTGAATTTTAATGGACGCATATACGAAAGAATTTATAAAAATGGAAAATACGAATATGTATTAAAAGAAAATTATTTTCAACTTGAAAATTTTATGTCAAAGGAAGAAATAGAGGTATTTAAAAAAATAAATAACTATAATAGCTTAAATCCTGCCATAATAAATGAAGATATTCGAGAAATTCATGCAATTGATATTTTAAATTTTATAAATGATAAAGATAATAATCATAATAATAACATTACAAGCAATAAAGACGTATATAAAAATTCTGAAACGCCAAAAAACAACGAAATAAAGATTGATTTATTAATTGGTGGCCCCCCTTGTGAGGGATACACAGGTGCAAACCCTAAAAGATTAAAAAATCCCTACGATAGATTATATAGTGACGAATTAGGGAGATTGGTTTTGGAATATATTAGACTGGTAGGGGACTTAAAACCTAAAGTTTTTGTTATGGAAAACGTGCCAGGGATGCTTAATTGGCAATTATGGGAATGTATCGAACAAGAATTTGCAAAAGTAGGCTATGAAAAAATATATTTCCACGTTTTCAATGCTGAAAATTTTGGAAATCCATCAGCCCGAAAGCGAATAATCGTTTCAAATATACATTTAAATCCAGAATGGTGCGAAAATAAAGTCATAGTAAGAGATATATTAGAAGATGAATATCGTTTTACAGTGCATAATAACAACAATAATATAATTAAAAACCATGTTGAAGAATTTAATGAAAAAACTTCATTAAATTTAAATAAAGAACAATCCCCATTACCAGAAAGAATTTCAAAAAAATTAAAAGACACAAAAGTAGGGTCTGGAGCGGTTCAATTTAGGGCCTCAAAAGGTAGTCTAGAGAATTATATCTTACTCGACGAAAACGAGATATCCGATACAGTTATGGGCCAGCGTAGATTTATCCATCCAAATAAACAGCGTTTATTGACTGTTCGTGAACAAGCCCGGCTAATGGGATATCCAGACTACCATATCTTAGCAGGAGGTTTAACATCCACATATAACCAAGTTGGCGAAAGTGTACCTCCCACATTGTCAAAAGCCATTGCAAAAGAAGTATATATATACTTAAAAAGCTTAGAAGATTAA
- a CDS encoding CoA-binding protein yields MRSAKKIAIIGVSLNERRVSNRITKIMVDLGYDLYLVNPKYEGQKFENYDIYPSLEHLKEDIGYLDIVCVFRNPIYMVEEAKKAIDYGDFGVFWMQPGTDSGSAIDLMLRNNHSIVKEKCIGVLATDLRLKNM; encoded by the coding sequence TTGAGGAGTGCAAAGAAAATAGCTATTATAGGAGTTTCATTAAACGAGCGAAGAGTAAGTAATCGAATTACAAAAATCATGGTTGATTTAGGTTATGATTTATATCTGGTAAATCCAAAATATGAAGGTCAGAAGTTTGAGAATTATGATATATATCCATCTTTGGAACATTTAAAAGAGGATATAGGCTATTTGGATATAGTCTGTGTATTTAGAAATCCAATATATATGGTAGAAGAAGCTAAAAAAGCCATTGATTATGGAGATTTTGGAGTATTTTGGATGCAACCTGGCACGGACAGTGGAAGTGCAATAGATCTAATGCTGAGAAATAACCATAGTATTGTAAAAGAAAAGTGTATTGGAGTATTGGCAACTGATTTAAGATTAAAGAATATGTAA